The DNA sequence GTGCTACCCCCCCCGGTGTCGAAAACCACCGTGGATCTTTCTGTAGAGCCCTCTTTGGATCCTTCTTTAGATCTTTCTTTGGGTCCCTCTTTGGATCCTTCTTTAGATCCCTCTTTGGGTCCCTCTTTGGATCCTTCTTTGACGTCCAAGGTGTGGATGGCCCCCAGCCAAGCCAGCCGGGCCTCCTCTTCCCCTGAAAGGACCTCCACCGAAATGCCCGCGCGATCCCGTACCTGGCGGACAAAATCCCCCGCGTTCCGAGCTGCGCGCAGCGCCATTGTCCCCACCAGACGGGGCCTGGCCCCCAATGCGCCGGCCAACCGGACCAATCTGCGTACCACGTCGACCCCGTGTCGTATGGTTTCTTCGTCGAGAACACCCTTCTCCAGACCCGCGCCCAATCGCACGACCTCGGTGGTGTCCAGCAAGGTGCGCAGCAAAAGACCCTGTTTGCGCACAACGCGCATCTTGATGGAATTACTGCCGATATCAATGACGGCTTTGGTCTCTTGAAAACGGCCCGCCCGCCAGTTTTTTTGGGGGTGCCGCCTCATGGAATTTTCTCCTCTTCCGCGTCCGAATGGGTTTCGAGTGAGAGTTCGAGTGAGAGTTCAGGTGAGAGTTCAGGTGAGAGTTCAGATGAGAGTTCAGATGAGAGTTCAGATGAAGATTTTTCCTCCGACACATTTCTTCCCAGGATTGTCTCCCGCAAAACGAAGAACGTGGCCGTGATGGGAATGGTCAACAACAGCCCTGAGGTACCGGCAAGGCTCTGGACGATCTCCTGCCCCACATAGGGGTCGTTCATTAAGCCCCAGAAATCAGCTCCCGCGTTGCTGATCAAGATAGCCAGAGGTAAAGATGTCCCCAAGTAGGCCAAAATCAGCGTGTTGATCATGCTACCTAGAACCTCCGACCCCACGCGGATCCCGGCGGTCCAGAGGCGAAGCGGGGGGATCTGAGGGTCGTACTCCACGAGTTCCGACATGGCGGCCGTTATGGAAATACCCACATCCAACACCGCGCCGATGGCGCTGATGATAATGGAGGCCAACAACACGCCCCTGATGTCGATCCCTGCGATGGTGGTAACCAGAAGAGACGTACTCTCCTCTCCCGCCAGCCCGGAGAGCTGCCAGAATTCCACCATACAATACCCTAGAAAAAACGCGCCCGCGGCTCCGCCCAGGGTTCCCAGCAAGGCCACGATCCGGGCTTGCTTGCGGCGGACGACGCAAAAGACAGTGACGGTGGAAATGAAAAACACCGCCACGAAAGCCAAAGGTATGGGAGAAACGCCCCTGGCCACCAAAGGGATATAGACCCACAAAAGGCAGGCCACGGATAGCCCCAGTCCCAACAAGGCCATCGTTCCGGCCCGCCCGGCGAAAGCGATCAGGCAGGCGCAGGCGAAAACTACCACCCCCACCACCGAGGGGATGCGAAAAGTGTCCGCTATGGAGTATTGCACGGCCCCATCGTCGAAAACGTCGACCAGGAGAATGTATCGTCCTCCCTTTTTCACGTCGATGCCTCCGCCCTCCATCTGGGTAATGGTTATCGGAAAGAAATGCCCTTTTTGGGCCCCGGTCAGAATCTGTATCGTTAAATCCGACTCCACGATCCTAAAAGGATCCTCGTCTTCCTGGGGCAGAATTCTCTCCTCGCCAACTCGCTCGGCCTTCACCACCAGGGACTCGTCCGTTTTCCAGTTCCGCAGCGTCCAAAAATCCACCACGGCGTAGACGCCCACCGTCAAAAGCGCCGCCAGGGCGAAACGG is a window from the Synergistaceae bacterium genome containing:
- a CDS encoding YibE/F family protein, giving the protein MNKLVTDLNIDYKAYLFRFALAALLTVGVYAVVDFWTLRNWKTDESLVVKAERVGEERILPQEDEDPFRIVESDLTIQILTGAQKGHFFPITITQMEGGGIDVKKGGRYILLVDVFDDGAVQYSIADTFRIPSVVGVVVFACACLIAFAGRAGTMALLGLGLSVACLLWVYIPLVARGVSPIPLAFVAVFFISTVTVFCVVRRKQARIVALLGTLGGAAGAFFLGYCMVEFWQLSGLAGEESTSLLVTTIAGIDIRGVLLASIIISAIGAVLDVGISITAAMSELVEYDPQIPPLRLWTAGIRVGSEVLGSMINTLILAYLGTSLPLAILISNAGADFWGLMNDPYVGQEIVQSLAGTSGLLLTIPITATFFVLRETILGRNVSEEKSSSELSSELSSELSPELSPELSLELSLETHSDAEEEKIP